The following proteins are co-located in the Vigna angularis cultivar LongXiaoDou No.4 chromosome 2, ASM1680809v1, whole genome shotgun sequence genome:
- the LOC108322998 gene encoding myosin-6, translating into MAATANPIVGSQIWVEDPVVAWIDGEVLEVKGEVIKVLCSSGKTVVVEASSIYHKDTEVPPSGVDDMTKLAYLHEPGVLDNLRSRYDINEIYTYTGNILIAVNPFIKLPHLYDSHMMAQYKGAAFGELSPHPFAVADAAYRLMINEGISQSILVSGESGAGKTESTKLLMRYLAYMGGRAAAEGRTIEQKVLESNPVLEAFGNAKTVRNNNSSRFGKFVEIQFDQRGRISGAAIRTYLLERSRVCQVSDPERNYHCFYMLCAAPPEDVKKYKLGNPRMFHYLNQSNCFELEGLDESKEYRDTRRAMDIVGISSEEQDAIFKVVAAILHLGNVEFKKGKEVDSSLPRDEKSWFHLETAAELFMCDVKALEDSLCKRVIVTRDETITKWLDPEAAALSRDALAKIVYSRLFDWLVDKINNSIGQDPESKSLIGVLDIYGFESFKTNSFEQFCINLTNEKLQQHFNQHVFKMEQEEYKKEEIDWSYIEFVDNQDILDLIEKKPGGIIALLDEACMFPRSTNETFAQKLYQTFKNHKRFSKPKLSRSDFTICHYAGDVTYQTEFFLDKNKDYMVAEHQALLCASKCPFVSGLFPPSPEESSKQSKFSSIGSRFKQQLQALLETLSSTEPHYIRCVKPNNLLKPAIFENKNVLLQLRCGGVMEAIRISCAGYPTRKTFDEFVDRFSLLAPEALDGSSDEVTACKRILKNVGLEGCQIGKTKVFLRAGQMAELDTRRSEILGRSASIIQRKVRSYLQRRSFILLRLSALRIQTACRGQLARQVYEEMRQEASSLVIQRCFRMHIARKAYNDLYATAVTVQTGMRGMAARCELYFRKRTKAAIVIQSHCQKYLAQLHFTELKKAAITTQCAWRGKVARQELRKLKMAARETGALQAAKSKLEKQVEDLTLRLQLEKRLRVDMEEARAQENQRLQSALQEMQLQFKETKLLLEKEKEATKIAAERAPVIQEIPVVDHALLEKLSSENEKLKNMVSSLEKKIDETEKKFEEASKIGEERLKQALDAESKVIQLKTAMQRLEEKFIDMESANHILQKQSLLNSSVKTIAEHLSSPVDEKLENGHHVAEELKPVDTFVTPVKQFGTESDFKLRRSYIERQHESVDSLVNCVMKNIGFSHGKPIAAFTIYKCLLHWKSFEAERTSVFDRLIQMIGSEIENQDGNDHMAYWLSNTSALLFLLEQSLKSGSSTNATPVRKPPNPTSLFGRMTMSFLSSPSSANLAAPPSDVVRKVEAKYPALLFKQQLTAYLEKIYGIIRDNLKKDLTAVLALCIQAPRTSKGGLRSGRSLAKDSPMVHWQSTIESLNTLLCTLKENFVPSVLIQKIFSQTFSYINVQLFNSLLLRRDCCTFSNGEYVKAGLAELELWCCQAKEEYAGSSWDELKHIRQAVGFLVIHQKYRISYDEIINDLCPILSVQQLYRICTLYWDGNYNTRSVSPDVLSSMRMLMAEDSNNAQSDSFLLDDSSSIPFSVDDLSTSLQEKDFSDMKPADELLENPAFQFLNE; encoded by the exons ATG GCTGCTACTGCCAATCCTATAGTTGGGTCCCAGATTTGGGTGGAGGATCCTGTCGTGGCTTGGATAGATGGTGAGGTCTTGGAGGTTAAAGGAGAAGTAATTAAAGTCCTTTGTTCTTCAGGGAAGACG GTTGTTGTTGAAGCTTCCAGTATTTATCATAAAGATACCGAAGTTCCACCAAGTGGAGTGGATGATATGACAAAGCTTGCATACCTCCATGAACCTGGAGTCCTGGATAATCTGAGATCAAGATAtgatataaatgaaatttat ACTTACACTGGGAATATTTTGATTGCTGTGAACCCTTTCATAAAGCTCCCGCATTTATATGACAGCCATATGATGGCCCAATATAAAGGAGCAGCTTTTGGCGAGCTAAGTCCACATCCCTTTGCTGTTGCAGATGCAGCATATAG GCTTATGATAAATGAGGGAATCAGCCAATCAATATTGGTTAGTGGTGAAAGTGGAGCTGGTAAAACAGAAAGTACCAAGCTACTCATGAGGTATCTTGCTTACATGGGTGGCAGAGCTGCTGCTGAAGGTAGAACTATCGAGCAAAAGGTCCTGGAG TCCAATCCTGTTTTAGAAGCCTTTGGCAATGCAAAGACTGTTAGGAACAATAATTCAAG TCGTTTTGGTAAGTTTGTGGAGATTCAATTTGACCAGAGGGGAAGAATATCAGGGGCTGCTATCAGGACTTATCTGCTTGAAAGGTCACGTGTTTGCCAGGTGTCTGATCCAGAGAGGAACTATCATTGTTTCTACATGCTCTGTGCTGCCCCTCCTGAG GAtgttaaaaagtataaattaggAAATCCAAGAATGTTTCATTATCTGAATCAATCAAATTGCTTTGAGTTAGAGGGGCTTGATGAATCTAAGGAATATAGGGATACAAGGAGAGCAATGGATATTGTTGGAATAAGTTCTGAGGAGCAG GATGCAATTTTTAAAGTTGTCGCTGCAATTTTACATCTTGGGAACGTCGAATTTAAGAAAGGGAAGGAGGTAGACTCATCTTTGCCCAGAGATGAAAAATCTTGGTTCCATCTAGAGACTGCTGCTGAGCTTTTCAT GTGTGATGTAAAGGCACTTGAAGATTCTCTTTGCAAACGAGTAATTGTTACTAGAGATGAAACAATTACGAAATGGCTCGATCCAGAAGCTGCTGCACTCAGTCGAGATGCCTTGGCTAAGATTGTGTACTCAAGATTGTTTGATTG GTTggttgataaaattaataattctaTTGGGCAAGATCCTGAGTCAAAATCCTTAATTGGTGTGCTGGATATTTATGGTTTTGAGAGTTTCAAGACTAACAG TTTTGAgcaattttgtattaatttgaCCAATGAAAAGCTCCAGCAACATTTTAACCAG CATGTTTTCAAAATGGAGCAAGAAGAATACAAAAAAGAGGAAATTGATTGGAGTTACATTGAATTTGTGGACAATCAAGATATTCTGGATCTCATTGAAAAG AAACCTGGTGGCATTATTGCTCTTCTGGATGAAGCTTG CATGTTTCCTAGATCTACAAATGAAACTTTTGCCCAAAAGCTGTATCAGACCTTCAAAAACCATAAAAGGTTTAGCAAGCCTAAATTATCACGTAGTGACTTTACAATTTGCCATTATGCTGGAGAT GTCACTTATCAAACTGAATTTTTCCTCGACAAGAATAAAGATTATATGGTTGCAGAGCACCAGGCACTTCTTTGTGCTTCAAAATGCCCCTTTGTATCGGGTCTGTTTCCTCCTTCACCTGAGGAATCTTCAAAACAATCAAAGTTCTCCTCCATTGGCTCACGATTTAAG CAACAATTGCAAGCTTTACTTGAAACTCTCAGTTCCACTGAGCCACATTACATTCGTTGTGTAAAACCCAATAATCTTCTCAAGCCAGCAatttttgagaataaaaatgttTTGCTGCAACTACGTTGTGGG GGAGTTATGGAGGCAATTAGGATAAGTTGTGCCGGGTATCCTACAAGAAAAACCTTTGATGAATTTGTGGATCGATTTAGTCTTCTTGCACCTGAAGCATTGGATGGAAG ttctgATGAGGTAACTGCTTGCAAGAGGATTCTAAAGAATGTTGGACTTGAAGGTTGTCAG ATTGGTAAGACAAAGGTGTTTCTCCGAGCTGGCCAGATGGCAGAACTAGATACCCGTAGAAGTGAAATCTTAGGAAGGTCAGCAAGCATTATTCAGAGAAAAGTTCGGTCATATTTGCAACGCCGAAGTTTCATATTGCTTCGTCTGTCGGCTTTGAGGATTCAAACTGCATGCAGAG GACAACTTGCTCGGCAAGTGTACGAGGAAATGCGGCAGGAGGCTTCTAGTTTGGTGATTCAGAGGTGCTTCCGCATGCATATTGCTAGGAAGGCATACAATGATTTGTATGCTACTGCTGTCACTGTCCAGACTGGTATGAGGGGAATGGCTGCGCGTTGTGAGCTATACTTTAGAAAGAGGACTAAAGCAGCAATTGTCATTCAG AGCCACTGCCAGAAATACTTGGCACAACTTCATTTCACCGAACTAAAGAAGGCAGCAATTACAACACAATGTGCATGGAGAGGAAAAGTTGCTCGGCAAGAGTTGCGAAAGCTCAAGATG GCTGCAAGAGAAACAGGAGCTCTCCAAGCTGCCAAAAGTAAGCTTGAAAAACAAGTTGAAGACCTTACATTAAGGTTGCAGCTGGAAAAACGTTTGAGG GTTGACATGGAAGAAGCAAGAGCTCAAGAAAATCAAAGATTACAATCTGCTTTGCAAGAGATGCAACTTCAGTTTAAAGAAACTAAGTTACTTCTTGAAAAGGAGAAAGAGGCTACAAAAATAGCAGCAGAGAGAGCTCCCGTTATACAGGAGATTCCAGTTGTTGACCATGCTTTGTTGGAGAAGCTCAGTAGTGAGAATGAGAAACTCAAG AACATGGTGAGTTCactggaaaagaaaattgatgaaacagaaaaaaagtTCGAAGAAGCTAGCAAAATTGGTGAAGAAAGGTTAAAGCAAGCTTTGGATGCGGAATCAAAAGTAATCCAGTTGAAGACAGCTATGCAAAG gCTTGAAGAGAAATTCATAGACATGGAATCTGCAAACCATATTCTTCAGAAACAATCACTACTAAACTCATCTGTGAAAACAATAGCAGAACACCTGTCTTCCCCAGTAGACGAG AAATTAGAAAATGGTCACCATGTGGCAGAAGAGCTGAAACCTGTT GATACATTTGTTACGCCTGTGAAACAATTTGGTACAGAATCTGACTTCAAACTGAGGAGATCTTACATTGAACGACAACAT GAGAGTGTTGATTCACTTGTTAACtgtgttatgaaaaatattggcTTCAGTCATGGAAAACCCATTGCTGCATTCACCATTTACAAGTGTCTTCTCCACTGGAAATCTTTTGAAGCTGAAAGAACCAGTGTATTTGATCGCCTGATCCAAATGATTGGTTCTGAAATTGAG AATCAAGATGGCAATGATCATATGGCCTACTGGCTGTCGAATACATCTGCGTTACTGTTTTTACTTGAACAAAGTCTTAAATCTGGGAGTTCAACAAATGCTACCCCAGTTAGAAAACCACCTAATCCAACATCTCTCTTTGGAAGAATGACTATG AGTTTtctttcatccccttcttctgCCAACCTTGCTGCCCCTCCATCCGATGTTGTACGCAAGGTAGAAGCTAAGTACCCTGCCTTGCTTTTCAAGCAGCAGTTGACAGCGtatttggagaaaatatatgGCATCATTCGGGATAATTTGAAGAAGGATTTAACTGCGGTCCTTGCATTATGCATCCAG GCACCAAGAACTTCAAAGGGAGGGTTACGTTCTGGCCGATCCTTAGCTAAAGATTCCCCAATGGTTCACTGGCAGAGTACTATTGAATCCCTAAATACCCTCCTCTGTACATTGAAAGAGAACTTT GTGCCATCAGTTCTTATTCAAAAGATCTTCAGTCAGACATTCTCATATATTAATGTGCAACTTTTCAATAG TCTTCTTCTTCGACGTGATTGTTGTACATTCAGCAACGGGGAATATGTGAAAGCTGGATTAGCTGAATTAGAGCTGTGGTGCTGCCAAGCAAAGGAAGAG TATGCAGGATCATCATGGGATGAACTTAAGCACATAAGACAGGCTGTTGGATTCTTG GTTATTCATCAGAAGTACAGGATTTCCTACGATGAAATCATCAACGATTTATGTCCT ATCTTGAGTGTTCAACAGCTATACAGAATATGTACACTTTACTGGGATGGTAACTACAATACTCGAAGTGTATCTCCAGAT GTGCTTTCAAGCATGAGGATGCTAATGGCTGAGGACTCCAATAATGCTCAGAGTGATTCTTTCTTGTTGGATGACAGTTCTAG CATCCCCTTCTCAGTGGATGATCTTTCTACATCACTGCAAGAGAAGGACTTCTCAGACATGAAACCAGCGGATGAGCTTCTTGAAAATCCAGCCTTCCAATTTTTGAACGAGTAG